The following are from one region of the Streptomyces decoyicus genome:
- a CDS encoding FAD binding domain-containing protein encodes MRPFTYERSTDAQAAVAAVSRTGAKFISGGTNLLDLMKLGIEHPSHLVDISRLPLREIEELPDGGLRIGAQAANSDVAADARVRTRYPVLSQALVSGASGQLRNKASTGGNLLQRTRCPYFYDTAAGCNKRSPGTGCSAIGGFNRIHAILGASDSCIATHPSDMAVAMAALDAEIELLDAAATVRRVAITDFYRLPGATPDIETVLGPGEMITGVILPPPPPGRQIYRKVRDRASYEFALVSVAAVVSTDQGTISAARVAFGGVAHKPWRSHEAEAALAGRPATLATYRDAAEAALRDAVGQGDNDFKIELAKRTLCRTLAQAARSS; translated from the coding sequence ATGAGGCCCTTCACCTACGAGCGGTCGACGGACGCGCAGGCCGCCGTCGCCGCGGTGTCCAGAACCGGCGCGAAGTTCATCAGCGGCGGCACCAATCTGCTCGACCTGATGAAGCTCGGCATCGAGCATCCCAGCCATCTCGTCGACATCAGCCGGCTTCCGTTGCGGGAGATCGAGGAACTGCCGGACGGCGGACTGCGGATCGGCGCCCAGGCGGCGAACTCCGACGTGGCCGCCGATGCCCGCGTCCGCACCCGCTATCCGGTGCTGTCGCAGGCGCTGGTGTCCGGCGCCTCGGGCCAGTTGCGCAACAAGGCGTCCACCGGGGGGAACCTGTTGCAGCGCACCCGCTGCCCCTACTTCTACGACACCGCCGCGGGCTGCAACAAGCGCAGTCCCGGCACCGGTTGTTCGGCGATCGGCGGGTTCAACCGGATTCACGCGATCCTCGGCGCCAGTGACTCCTGCATCGCCACCCACCCCTCGGACATGGCCGTCGCGATGGCCGCGCTGGACGCGGAGATCGAGCTGCTCGACGCCGCCGCAACGGTACGCCGCGTCGCCATCACGGACTTCTACCGACTGCCGGGCGCTACACCGGACATCGAGACCGTGCTCGGGCCCGGCGAGATGATCACCGGTGTGATCCTGCCCCCTCCCCCACCGGGCCGGCAGATCTACCGCAAAGTGCGCGACCGGGCGTCGTACGAGTTCGCGCTGGTCTCCGTGGCGGCTGTCGTCTCGACCGACCAGGGAACGATCAGTGCGGCGCGGGTGGCGTTCGGCGGTGTGGCGCACAAGCCCTGGCGTTCCCACGAGGCGGAGGCCGCGTTGGCCGGCCGTCCCGCCACCTTGGCCACCTATCGCGACGCCGCCGAGGCCGCGCTGCGCGACGCCGTGGGGCAGGGCGACAACGACTTCAAGATCGAGCTGGCCAAGCGCACGCTGTGCCGCACGCTGGCACAAGCGGCCCGGTCGAGCTGA
- a CDS encoding 2Fe-2S iron-sulfur cluster-binding protein encodes MSDSERGAAGQSQGEMTPLPAITLSVNDQVRRLQVDPRTSLLDALREHLRLTGTKKGCDHGQCGACTVLINGRRVNSCLTLAVMHEGDEVVTVEGLGAPDDLHPMQRAFVECDGFQCGYCTPGQICSAVGMLTEVEAGWPSHATADVASSRIALTDEEIRERMSGNICRCAAYPNIVAAIRGIAGGGPA; translated from the coding sequence ATGAGCGATTCAGAGAGGGGCGCCGCGGGGCAGAGCCAGGGCGAGATGACCCCGCTGCCGGCGATCACCTTGAGCGTCAACGATCAGGTGCGGCGGCTGCAGGTGGATCCGCGGACCTCGCTGCTCGACGCGCTGCGCGAGCATCTGCGCCTGACCGGGACCAAGAAGGGGTGTGACCACGGCCAATGCGGCGCCTGCACGGTGCTGATCAACGGCCGCCGCGTCAACTCCTGTCTGACGCTCGCTGTCATGCACGAGGGCGACGAGGTGGTGACGGTCGAAGGCCTGGGCGCTCCCGATGACCTGCACCCCATGCAACGCGCCTTCGTCGAGTGTGACGGCTTCCAGTGCGGCTACTGCACTCCCGGCCAGATCTGTTCGGCCGTCGGCATGCTCACCGAGGTGGAGGCGGGTTGGCCCAGCCACGCCACTGCCGACGTGGCCTCGTCGCGAATCGCGTTGACCGATGAGGAGATCCGGGAGCGGATGAGCGGCAACATCTGCCGGTGCGCCGCGTATCCCAACATCGTCGCGGCCATCCGTGGCATCGCGGGGGGAGGCCCGGCATGA
- a CDS encoding alpha/beta hydrolase family protein, whose amino-acid sequence MNESPSTADAFSSPAPVLSVSPVVLSAPGRAVDLEVRVSAPMTGSGLPVILLSHGQGYSNNLSSLNGYAPLADFWAAHGFVVIQPTHLSSRTLSLDPATPGAPLYWRSRAEDMTRVLDGLDVIEAAVPQLVGRVDRSKVAVAGHSMGGHTASLLLGARLTDPHDGTEVNLAEPRIKAGVLLAAPGRGGDALTESVAGNLPFFLTTDFSAMTTPTLVVAGDKDASAHLTVRGPEWHTDPYFLSPGPKSLLTLFDAEHGLGGVSGYDVAETTDEKPGRVSVVQRLTWAYLRTELYPGDVAWPAACEALTAGSDPLGRVESKEADEAPSP is encoded by the coding sequence ATGAATGAATCGCCCTCCACAGCCGACGCCTTCAGCTCGCCCGCTCCCGTCCTCTCGGTCAGCCCGGTGGTGCTGTCTGCTCCCGGCCGGGCCGTGGACCTGGAGGTACGGGTCTCCGCGCCCATGACCGGGAGCGGCCTGCCGGTCATCCTCCTCTCGCACGGTCAGGGCTACTCGAACAACCTCTCCTCGCTGAACGGCTACGCCCCCCTCGCCGACTTCTGGGCGGCGCACGGCTTCGTCGTGATCCAGCCCACCCACCTGAGTTCGAGGACACTGAGCCTGGATCCCGCTACCCCCGGGGCACCGCTGTACTGGCGGTCACGGGCCGAGGACATGACGCGCGTCCTCGACGGGCTCGACGTGATCGAGGCCGCCGTCCCGCAGCTCGTCGGGCGCGTGGACCGGAGCAAAGTGGCCGTGGCCGGGCATTCGATGGGCGGGCACACCGCGAGCCTGCTGCTGGGCGCCCGGCTCACGGATCCGCACGACGGAACGGAAGTGAACCTGGCCGAGCCCCGGATCAAGGCGGGTGTACTGCTTGCCGCGCCCGGCAGAGGCGGCGATGCTCTCACCGAGTCCGTGGCCGGGAATCTTCCGTTCTTCTTGACCACGGACTTCTCCGCGATGACGACCCCCACGCTCGTGGTCGCCGGCGACAAGGACGCCTCTGCCCACCTGACGGTTCGGGGCCCGGAGTGGCACACCGATCCGTACTTCCTCTCCCCGGGCCCCAAGTCCCTGCTCACCCTGTTCGACGCAGAGCACGGGCTCGGCGGGGTCTCCGGATACGACGTCGCCGAGACCACGGACGAGAAGCCCGGGCGCGTTTCTGTGGTCCAGCGGCTCACCTGGGCCTATCTCCGTACCGAGCTCTACCCCGGGGATGTGGCCTGGCCCGCAGCGTGTGAGGCGCTGACGGCCGGCTCCGACCCGCTCGGACGCGTCGAGTCCAAGGAGGCCGACGAGGCGCCTTCTCCGTAG
- a CDS encoding RipA family octameric membrane protein, whose amino-acid sequence MVGVMPDPRSAPPPLPGGPSAGDESEADREPPAVLELYKLAVEMADRVSARRGQANVFFLSIQTAFVSVIGVALPNLRHDPLWVAPVIALAGVAISMTWWLQLRSYRDLNRAKFVVIHAIETQLPVRVFTDEWAHLTRAPAIPRRVRYAELGFSERMIPWIFVLLHGLLCLGRLLA is encoded by the coding sequence ATGGTGGGCGTGATGCCTGATCCGCGCAGTGCACCGCCACCCCTCCCGGGCGGGCCCTCGGCCGGGGACGAGTCCGAGGCGGACCGTGAGCCGCCGGCGGTCCTGGAGCTGTACAAGCTGGCCGTGGAAATGGCCGACCGGGTGTCCGCGCGGCGGGGCCAGGCGAACGTCTTCTTCCTCTCCATCCAGACGGCCTTCGTCAGCGTGATCGGCGTGGCCTTACCGAATCTGCGACATGATCCGCTGTGGGTCGCGCCGGTCATCGCCCTGGCGGGGGTGGCGATCTCGATGACCTGGTGGCTGCAACTGCGTAGCTATCGCGACCTGAACCGCGCGAAGTTCGTGGTCATCCACGCGATCGAGACGCAGCTCCCGGTGCGGGTCTTCACCGATGAGTGGGCGCATCTGACGCGCGCACCTGCGATCCCCAGAAGGGTGCGCTACGCCGAACTCGGTTTCAGTGAGCGGATGATCCCCTGGATCTTCGTTCTCTTGCATGGCCTGCTGTGCTTGGGCAGGCTGCTCGCATGA
- a CDS encoding DUF7701 domain-containing protein → MTYLRDDARLIRSHLPPHARPPQDAEALFLLYAVLMRAKGEHVTEADVHDAWAAWTEMRNPDHAALVPFDALDEATQRQDLPYAEAIRAAAGERGVSGAP, encoded by the coding sequence ATGACCTACCTACGTGACGACGCACGACTCATCAGGTCCCACCTGCCCCCGCACGCCCGGCCGCCGCAAGACGCCGAGGCGCTGTTCCTCCTGTACGCGGTGCTCATGCGGGCCAAGGGCGAGCACGTCACGGAGGCGGATGTGCACGACGCCTGGGCGGCCTGGACGGAGATGCGCAACCCGGACCACGCCGCGCTCGTACCGTTCGATGCCCTGGATGAGGCGACCCAGCGTCAGGATCTGCCATATGCCGAGGCCATTCGGGCCGCAGCGGGTGAGCGCGGAGTGTCCGGGGCGCCGTGA
- a CDS encoding DUF4328 domain-containing protein, giving the protein MDGSQQGTPTSASPAGPERYRTVTGTAAAAATLIVLVLVGEVLASVSDWGIYHVVHDFKAGTATVADLEAADSFSSLVSITTLVVWISAGVVFLVWLWRARVNAELFGGTAAQRRSRGWVVGGWFIPVANLWVPYQVVSDIWKASAARRPVPGGLVVVWWALLVASTIIGRSVAQFYLAEEITEEGLLRAANLSTLGTMLDAAAGVLVVVIIRRITAWQTQRVVRSAA; this is encoded by the coding sequence ATGGACGGTTCGCAGCAGGGCACACCTACGAGCGCGAGCCCGGCCGGTCCGGAGCGGTACAGGACGGTGACCGGCACGGCGGCCGCCGCGGCGACACTGATCGTGCTGGTGCTCGTGGGAGAAGTCTTGGCCTCGGTGTCCGACTGGGGCATCTACCACGTCGTCCACGACTTCAAGGCCGGGACGGCGACGGTCGCGGACCTCGAGGCGGCCGATTCCTTCTCCAGCCTGGTGTCGATCACGACGCTCGTGGTGTGGATCTCCGCCGGCGTGGTGTTCCTGGTCTGGTTGTGGCGGGCGCGGGTCAACGCCGAGTTGTTCGGCGGTACCGCGGCCCAGCGTCGGTCCCGGGGCTGGGTGGTCGGCGGCTGGTTCATCCCGGTGGCCAACCTGTGGGTTCCGTACCAGGTCGTCTCGGACATCTGGAAGGCCAGCGCGGCCCGGCGGCCGGTCCCCGGCGGCCTGGTCGTCGTCTGGTGGGCGCTGCTCGTGGCCAGCACGATCATCGGCCGGTCCGTCGCACAGTTCTACCTGGCGGAGGAGATCACCGAGGAGGGGCTGCTGCGCGCCGCGAACCTGTCCACCCTGGGCACGATGCTCGACGCAGCCGCCGGTGTGCTGGTCGTTGTCATCATCCGGCGCATCACTGCATGGCAGACCCAGAGGGTCGTTCGGAGCGCAGCGTGA
- a CDS encoding carbonic anhydrase, translated as MKSLVDNARSFTTHVTERAEEFRALEAGQSPEVLFITCSDSRVVPSLITGARPGELFELRTAGNIVPEYSSDRPSGETATIEYAVRVLGIRDVIVCGHSHCGAVNALVSGDDLSGVPAVQGWLEHAASQPETTTPPSPDLAEAVQRHAVAQLERLHAHPCIAERVEAGSLRVHAWYYEVHTGAVKEYEPGDKSFRPL; from the coding sequence ATGAAGTCCCTGGTTGACAACGCACGATCCTTCACGACGCACGTCACGGAGCGTGCCGAGGAGTTCCGCGCCCTCGAGGCCGGTCAGAGCCCAGAAGTTCTCTTCATCACCTGTTCCGACTCACGCGTGGTGCCGTCCCTGATCACCGGCGCACGGCCGGGGGAACTGTTCGAGCTGCGGACGGCGGGCAATATCGTGCCCGAGTACAGCAGCGACCGGCCCAGCGGCGAGACGGCCACCATCGAGTACGCCGTGCGGGTGCTGGGCATCCGCGACGTCATCGTGTGCGGACACTCCCACTGTGGGGCGGTCAACGCCCTGGTGAGCGGGGACGATCTCTCCGGCGTGCCCGCCGTACAGGGCTGGCTGGAGCACGCGGCCTCCCAGCCCGAGACGACCACACCCCCTTCCCCCGACCTGGCAGAGGCGGTCCAGCGTCACGCGGTCGCCCAGCTGGAGCGGCTGCACGCCCACCCCTGCATCGCGGAACGGGTCGAGGCGGGATCTTTGAGGGTGCACGCCTGGTACTACGAGGTGCACACCGGTGCAGTGAAGGAGTACGAGCCGGGCGACAAGTCCTTCCGGCCGCTGTGA
- a CDS encoding SulP family inorganic anion transporter gives MLSTLKKTADLRRDVLSSLVVFLVALPLCVGVAVASGVPAELGLITGIVGGLIVGFLPGSSLQVSGPAAGLTVLVFEAVQEFGLGVLGAIVLIAGLVQLALGALRFGRFFRAITVAVVQGMLAGIGLVLIFGQLYTMADVKQPRSGIDKILGVPHLVTEIATSSDALTAFAIGAATIAVLVLWKKLPSQAQMVPAPLAAVALATAATAVAGWSVPRVEVQGLLSAIQPPGMADFTSLASLAGLGTVLAFALIASAESLFSAAAVDRMHDGPRTDYDKELMAQGVGNTVCGILGALPLTAVIVRSAANVQAGARTKLSRILHGLWLVLFAALLPAAIGIIPLAALAGVLVHAGCKLVPVKDLLPLWRAHRGEAVVLAITAIAIITTNMFEGVLLGLALAVIKCAWETSHLHLDVHEATGGRLIVTLTGSATFLRLPRMLETLEALPKDRPVELDLSELRHLDHACRMTLENWAEQRGTTIGMLAKV, from the coding sequence ATGCTCTCCACCCTCAAAAAGACCGCAGACCTGCGGCGTGACGTCCTCTCCTCCCTCGTCGTCTTCCTGGTCGCCCTGCCCCTGTGCGTGGGAGTGGCCGTAGCCTCCGGAGTGCCCGCCGAACTCGGCCTGATCACCGGCATCGTCGGTGGCCTGATCGTCGGCTTCCTGCCCGGCAGCAGCCTCCAGGTCAGCGGTCCTGCCGCCGGCCTGACCGTCCTGGTCTTCGAGGCGGTCCAAGAATTCGGCCTCGGCGTTCTCGGGGCCATCGTGTTGATCGCCGGTCTTGTCCAACTCGCCCTGGGAGCCCTGCGGTTCGGGCGGTTCTTCCGTGCGATCACGGTAGCCGTCGTCCAGGGCATGCTGGCCGGCATCGGACTGGTTCTGATCTTCGGTCAGCTCTACACCATGGCCGACGTCAAGCAGCCCCGCTCCGGGATCGACAAGATCTTGGGAGTGCCACACCTGGTCACCGAGATCGCCACCTCCAGCGATGCGCTGACCGCGTTCGCCATCGGGGCGGCCACCATCGCCGTGCTCGTGCTGTGGAAGAAACTCCCCTCCCAGGCCCAGATGGTTCCCGCACCGCTTGCCGCGGTCGCCCTGGCCACGGCCGCTACCGCGGTTGCCGGCTGGTCCGTGCCCCGCGTCGAGGTACAAGGACTCCTCTCGGCCATCCAGCCGCCCGGCATGGCCGACTTCACCTCGCTTGCCAGCCTCGCCGGTCTCGGTACGGTGCTCGCCTTCGCTCTCATCGCCTCGGCCGAGAGCCTCTTCAGCGCCGCCGCCGTCGACCGCATGCACGACGGCCCACGCACCGACTACGACAAGGAACTGATGGCCCAGGGCGTGGGCAACACCGTCTGCGGCATCCTCGGCGCCCTGCCCTTGACCGCGGTCATCGTGCGCAGCGCGGCCAACGTCCAGGCCGGGGCCAGGACGAAGCTCTCCCGCATCCTGCACGGACTGTGGCTCGTGCTGTTCGCCGCCCTCCTGCCCGCCGCGATCGGCATCATCCCGCTGGCCGCGCTCGCCGGGGTCCTCGTCCATGCCGGCTGCAAACTCGTCCCCGTCAAGGACCTCCTGCCCCTGTGGCGCGCGCACCGCGGCGAGGCCGTTGTCCTGGCCATCACCGCGATCGCCATCATCACCACCAACATGTTCGAAGGCGTCCTCCTCGGCCTCGCCCTCGCCGTGATCAAGTGCGCCTGGGAGACCTCGCACCTCCACCTCGACGTGCACGAGGCGACCGGTGGCCGGCTCATCGTCACCCTCACCGGTTCGGCCACCTTCCTCCGTCTGCCCCGGATGCTGGAAACCCTCGAAGCGTTGCCCAAGGACCGCCCGGTCGAGCTGGACCTCTCCGAGTTGCGCCACCTCGACCACGCCTGCCGTATGACGTTGGAGAACTGGGCGGAGCAGCGGGGAACCACGATCGGGATGCTCGCGAAAGTCTGA